A stretch of DNA from Ignavibacteria bacterium:
ACGACTTCTTTTGCGAATTTAGGAAAGTCAAACAATTCGTATTTTTCAGTAACAACTGTGTTTGAAATTAAACGATTGTCGTAATGTGTAAGAATGTTATTTTGGTTTCTTGATAAAACTAGTTTATCAAGTGTGTCAAAAATAGCATTCTTATCATAATCTCTTTGTATTCTTTTTGCACGTGCCATATTTTTAATGAAATTAAACTTTTTTGCTGACTGTTATTATTACTGAAAATTCATCAAAAGATTTCATTTCATCCAATTTAAATTTTACATTATAGTTTGCAACTAAATCTGTTACAAGCAATTTATATTTCTTTTTCAAATCTTGAAAACCAAAGCCAATATTGGTAGAGAGTTCTTTTTTAAAATCGTTTCTGTCCAATTTGATTTTAACTTTATCTTCTGTCGCAAGTTTGTTTTTAATTTGTTCGAAAATTTTTTTTGCTTCAATTTCAGCACTTTTTTCTTTTTCTGTTTTTGTTTTTAAGAATTCCATAATATTTGTATTTTAAAATTTATACAAAAGTAATAATAATTTTTAGAAATAAAAAATATATCATGAATTTATACCGGTAAAATAAATTATTGTTTATTAAATTTAATATATGTAAGTATGAAATTTAATAGATATTATAAATTTGTATAAAATTGATTTTACTTCTTTTGATAATATAATGAGTACACCAAAAGGTGCTTTAATAAGTACTGTTATAGGTGTTTTAACAATATTATTAAAATACATAATAAGTTTCTTGGTTAAGAAAATAAATAGATTATTAAAATATAAAAAAGTACCAAGTTTACCAAATCCAGTAGTTCAATCTTTCGAAAATGTAATTAAAGTTTACGAAAACTACTTCAACATTTGATTTCTAAGTTTTATAAGCTCTGGACAAATATTCCCTAACGTATTACTCATATTTTCAGTTATTGATTTTATTTTCTTAAACTTAATGTTTTTAGATAAAAAATTATTCTCAGCTTCTTTTTCACTTTCGCCTGTAACTAAATATTTTTTAGTTTTTTCGATTTCTAAACCTTTGTCATTTTTAAAGGCAAAAGTGACATAAACAACTTCCCAAACCTTCATTTAAATTGATTTTTTTTTGTATATATTATCTTATAAATTTGTGATTTTTCTAAAAAAGAAAAGTGTAATGTTTTTACCACACTTTTCAATTTTAGTTTTATAATTTGTAAAATTCTTTTCTAATCTTTATTAGAAGTTCATTTACAAATTGTTTGTCTACATACTCAGGTAAGTTAGATTGATCAAACAAATTATCAATCAATTCAATCTTTCTTTCAGCATCAGAAACCAAAAAATCATAATCCATTTCACCATTTCTGATACTCAATAAATATTCTATGTTTGGTCTGCGAACAATGATGCCTTTACCTTCACCAATCTCAATAGCCATATCAAGCAAACGATGACAATGCATCATATTTTTAGAATCATAACCTTTACCATGTTTTGCATTATCATTATACCTTGATTGGTTTCTTTTTTCAACCCATTCCCAGTATTCTTTATAATCTTTGCAATATTGAGTATAACCATCTTTATTGTAAGTGAAATAACATAACATATTATTTCTTTCAGATTTTTCAATATGTGACATTCTCAACTCATTTGATGGAAATGAACCATTTTCTGATTCTTTTACAATACCTTTATAGTTAAGAAATTGACCACCTTGTAAGCATTTGTTTTTTAACTCATTCCATTCACCAGGTTTAAAAGGTCTTTTCTTAATCTTACCATCTTGTAAAAATAACATATTAGAAAAAGCATTACCTATGAATCTATTATGTGCATTAAAATCATAAAACAAACCGTAAAGATCCCGTGCATGAGGTATATTAGCAATACCACAGAATTTTTGATTTAAACTATTATCTTCTAAATATTTAATTAAAGGAATAGAATTATAACCAAAATGAACATAAGCAAAATCTAATGGATTCTTACGTTCTTTTTCAATAGGATTAACAATTTTTTTGTTAAGACCTCTTGCTTTTTTAATTTGTGCAATAGCGTAACCTGCAAATGAATGTCTACAAATTTTAGAAATAAACTTATCCTTATTTTCTAAGATAAGGTCATATATAGGATGTTTGTAGGTAATCATTTCTTCTGGTAGATTTAATAACTCAATAATATTTGGGTTGTTAGTTGAAATCAACTCTAGAAATCTACGAACTTCGTAGTAAACCTGGTCGTTTTTTTCATCGGAAATTTGTTCGATATATCCAAACCCCATAATATCTTCAAGAGGTTGGATATAAACACCTTTTTTATCAATGTCTGAGGTAGGAGTTGAAGTTCCATAGGCTTGTGAACCGACAATACCCTCGAAAATAAGCATACCTTTGTTTTTTAAATCTTGAATAGTCATAAAAATTAAATTATTTTGTAAGAAAATTTTGATGTTAATACACTTTAAAGGACACCTACAAGTTTAATGTGCTATAAGAACATGAATACAAAGATAAGTTTTAAATTCATTCATTGTAAAATATTATATAGAATTTATCTTTAATTAGTTTCAATTCTTTAAAATTTTGTGTGAATTTTATTTTCACACTTTCTTTAAATATAGGAAAATCGTTCTTATATGTTTCTGTTGCCAAATCATATGTAAATGAAATTCTATTCAAATCATAACAAGCACTTTCTGGGTATATAAAATGATACAATCTTTCTGAAGTTGTACTCCAAAACATATAATATGTAGAGTTTACAAAATCAAAATTTGTATGAGTTTTTATTGTAGCTAATAATGTAGTATCAACATATAAATCTGCATACTCATAACTAACATAGAGTTTTTCAATGGTTTGTGAGAATGTGTTTAACATTAATAACATCATTAGTAGTGTCATTATATATCTTTTCATATAACAAATATTTGATTATCGTAATTATTAAACTTATCATGTATAATTCATTAAAATATTTTCTAAATTTACCACTTTTTAATTCTAAAAATTATCATTAATGTTTGCCTTATTTACATTTTTCAATGGCTCTCCTATCATTTTTGGTATTTTCTTTTTTTTTTAGTTTATCACAACATTCATCTTTTACAACACAAATATCCATCACTCTGTTGTATTGAATATGTAAGTAAAACCATTTATCCAAACTATGTAATATCTTTCCATTAAAAATACGTTTTATATTCAAAAATTAGGTCAAGTTCTTTCCATATTTCATCATACTCACCTTCTACTTTAAGAGCATATCTGAAAATAGGATATTCTTCTAAATATCTTTTATACATTCTTTTACTTTTATCAGATTCACCATTTTTTGAATTTGTACCATTAGCTATTCTATCACACAATTTTACAAATTTAGCTAACGGACAAGACCAAATTTTCGGTAATGTTTTAAAAAGTATTTCTTTCTTATCCCAACCTCTTTCATTTGAAACACGTAAAACTATTTCAGCAATTCTTTCGTTAAACATTTTTTTTAACATATCAGGTGTTGTATCTGTATCTTCTACAGAATCATGTAAATAACCAGAACTTATTACATCATCATGTACTTCATCATCAAGCAAATATTTGTACTTATTTATAATACTAACAACATCTTCTAAATGAACAGAATATGGTTTTGTACCATATCTTTGACAATCAGAAGGTTGA
This window harbors:
- a CDS encoding nucleotidyltransferase is translated as MTIQDLKNKGMLIFEGIVGSQAYGTSTPTSDIDKKGVYIQPLEDIMGFGYIEQISDEKNDQVYYEVRRFLELISTNNPNIIELLNLPEEMITYKHPIYDLILENKDKFISKICRHSFAGYAIAQIKKARGLNKKIVNPIEKERKNPLDFAYVHFGYNSIPLIKYLEDNSLNQKFCGIANIPHARDLYGLFYDFNAHNRFIGNAFSNMLFLQDGKIKKRPFKPGEWNELKNKCLQGGQFLNYKGIVKESENGSFPSNELRMSHIEKSERNNMLCYFTYNKDGYTQYCKDYKEYWEWVEKRNQSRYNDNAKHGKGYDSKNMMHCHRLLDMAIEIGEGKGIIVRRPNIEYLLSIRNGEMDYDFLVSDAERKIELIDNLFDQSNLPEYVDKQFVNELLIKIRKEFYKL
- a CDS encoding bifunctional (p)ppGpp synthetase/guanosine-3',5'-bis(diphosphate) 3'-pyrophosphohydrolase: MRENLIQKAKEYAFKKHNQPSDCQRYGTKPYSVHLEDVVSIINKYKYLLDDEVHDDVISSGYLHDSVEDTDTTPDMLKKMFNERIAEIVLRVSNERGWDKKEILFKTLPKIWSCPLAKFVKLCDRIANGTNSKNGESDKSKRMYKRYLEEYPIFRYALKVEGEYDEIWKELDLIFEYKTYF